Part of the bacterium genome, ACCCGGCGCACGTGGGTCAGCAGCTCCGGAATGCCGTACGGTTTGGCGAGGATTTCGTCGTCCGGGCCGACTTCCTGTTCTTCGCGCAGGGCGCCGGGGTCGAAGCCGGAGGCGAACAGCACCGGCACGTCGGCCCGGATCGCCCGGAGCGCCGCGCACGTCTCCCGTCCGCCCATGTGCGGCATCACCATGTCGAGCAGCACGAGATCGATGGTCGCCGGCCGCGTGCCGAACACGGCGACGGCCTCCCGCCCGTCCGCGGCCGTGAGCACCTCGTAGCCCACGCGGCGCAGTGCCCGCGCCGCCAGTTCCCGGACGCTCGGCTCGTCCTCGACGACGAGGATCGTGGCGTCCGCGCCGGCGACGTCCGTCTGCGCGGTGCCCGTCGTCTCCGTTGTCCCCTCGTCCCGGACGGCCGACGGCAGGAGCACCGTGAAGACGGCGCCGGCGCCCGGTGCGCTGGCCACACGGATCGTTCCCTCGTGGCGGGACGCGATCCCGATGGCGGCCGCGAGGCCGAGGCCGGTGCCGGCCCCCACCGCCTTGGTGGTGAAGAAGGGTTCGAACACCCGCGACGCCGTCTCGGGAGCCATGCCGGGGCCGTCGTCGCGCACCTCGACGGCGACGAACGGTCCGGGCGCGAGGTGGGGGGTGTCGGCGCAGTCGGACTCGTCGAGTTCGCACCGCCGCGCGGCGACCGTGATCGAGCCCCGCCGGCCCACCGCCTCGCGTGCGTTGTCGAGCAGGTTGCGGAAGACCTGCTCCACCTGGTGGGGGTCGACGGCCACGGGCAGTTCCCCGTTCGGCAGCGCGAGGTCGAGGGTGACGCCGTCCGGCAGGCGGGGCCCGGATTCCCGCACGACGTTCTCGAGCAGCCGGCGCAGGTCCTGCCGCTGCGGGAGCGTGCGCTGGCGCTGGCTGAAGGCGAGCAGCTGGCGCGTGAGGGTCATGGCGCGCTCGATGCCGCGCTCGATCTCCTGCAGGTCCTCGGCCGTCTGGCCGGTGGGGTTCGTGTCCTGCACCACGAACTGCAGGTTGCCCAGCATGGCCTGCAGCAGGTTGTTGAAATCGTGGGCGATGCCGCCGGCCAACTGGCCCACCGCCTGCAGCTTGCGCGACACGACGAGCTGCTCCTCGAGGACCCGGCGCCGCGTGATGTCGCGGCCCACCGCGGTGACGGCCTGCACGAGGCCGTCGTTGTCGCGCACCGCCTTGAGGGACCAGGCCTGCCAGGCGTTCCCGTCGACGGTCAGGGACCGGTGCTCGTCGTAGGCATGGTAGGGCGGCCGCACCAGCCGGGCGAGGACCCCGGCCGTCCGTTCACGGTCCTCCTCCTGCACGAGGTCGAGGAAGCTCGTGCCGAGCAGCTCCTTCTCGGGTCGTCCGGCGGCGGCGCAAAGACTCGGGCTGACGTACTGGAAGCATCCGTCCCGGTCGAGCTGCACCACCAGATCCTGCTGGTTCTCCACGAGCAGCCGGTACCGCGCCTGGCTGGCCCGGAGCGCTTCCTGGCGGCGCAGGAGCAGGTGCAGCAGGTACGCCAGACCGGCCACGAGCAGCACGCCCAGGACGGCGAGGATCTCGTCGGCCGGCGTCGAGGCCGAGGCCAGATGGCTCGCCGTCGGGCTCAGGTGCAGGGTCATCTCCCGGTCGACCACGCGCACGGGCACGTCGACGAGCCACGTCCCGTCCGGAGGTTCCGGGTCGCCCAGGTGGCGGTAGGCCAGTCCCGTCTGCCCTTCGATCAGTTCGAACGAAACGCGGCGGCGAAGCGTGGAGTCGGGCAGGCACGCGTCGACCAGGGGTTCGATGCGGAAGACGCCGTTCACGAGCCCCAGGGGGCGGCCCGCGAGGTCTGTCAGCTGCTGGTAGATGGCAAAGCCCTTGCCGCCCTGCAGCAGTTGGATCAGCGGCGTCCGCAGGGGCCCGTCCTGGGCGGCAGCGAGCTGGATCGCCGTCTGGACGGCGGGGTCGGGATGCTCGTTGAGGTTGCGCCCCAGCACGCCGGGATTCGTCGAGTCGGGCACCACGACGGCGATCTCCCCGGACGGCCGCACCCAATTGATGGCCTGGAACGACGGGTACCGGCCGACGAGCTGGCCGGCCCGCTCGGCGAAACGGCGCCGGACGTCGTCCGCGCTGCGGAACTGCCGGTCGGCGAGATGCGAGAGCAGGCCCGCGCGGTCGTCGATGAAGGTCTCGAGACGCCGGCCCACCTGTTCGGCCAGGAGCCGGTTCTCGAGGACGATGCGGGTCTGCTCGACCCGTTCGATGCGGAGGAAGAGGAACACCGTTCCGAGCGATCCGGCCAGGAAGAACGTGAGGGGCAGCAGGTAGATCCGTCGGGGCAAAGGCACGGGATCTCCGGGCGGCGCGAGCGGTGGAGGGCTGTCGCGGACTGTCGCGGACGATGGGGCGACCCTATACTATGCCGACGGGCCCGCCGATTTCAACCTTGCAACCGCCGGCGCCGGCGTCGGGAGCACCATGGCCAGGCACACCTTCCTCTTCTTCGTCGACGGCTGCGGCTGGGGCGAGACGGACGCGGCCGTCAATCCGCAGCACGACTACCCCGGCGAGCTGTTCCGCCTGCCGCGGCGACCGCCCGCGGGAACCGCCCCGGTGCCCATCGCCCGGGGCGGCTGGGCGCGCCCCCTCGATGCCGTGCTCGGGGTTCCCGGCGTGCCCCAGAGCGCCACGGGCCAGACGACCCTGCTGTCCGGCGTGTCGGGGCAGGGCGCCCTGGGCAAGCACCTGACGGGGTTCCCCAACGAGACCCTGCGCGCGATCCTGCTGGAACACTCCGTTCTCAAGGGATTCACCGACGCCGGACTGCGGGCCCGCTTCCTCAACGCCTACCGGCCCCGTTTCCGGGAGCTGTCCCGGGAAAAGCAGCTCACCCTCTCGGCCACGACGGTGGCCAACCTCGCCGCCGACCTGCCCTTCTTCGATCTCGACGACGTGACCGCCGGCCGCTCGATCTACCAGGAGATGACCAACGCCGAGCTCATCGCACGGGGCTTCGCCGTCGCGCCGCTGACCCCGGTCGCCGCCGGGCGCATCGCCGCGGCGTCCGTGCGCGAGCACGATTTCCTGCTCTACGAGTACTTCCAGTCGGACAAGGCGGGACATTCGGGCGAGCGGGAGCGGGTGGTGGCGGAACTGACGCGGCTCGATGCCTTTCTCGGCGCCGTGCTCGACGAGCTGGCCGGGGATCTGGCCCGCGACACCCTCGTGCTGCTGTGCAGCGATCACGGCAACCTGGAGGACGCTTCGACCCGCCGCCACACCACGAATCCGGTGCCGCTGCTGGCCTGGGGGGCGGGGGCGGCGGAGTTCGTGGCGCCCCTGGCGCGGCTCGACGAGGTGACGCCGGCGATCCTGGCCCGGCACGGGGTGCGGCGGGGGTGAGCCGGACGGCCGGCTAGGGCAGTCGGCCCTCGAGGAAGAAGACCTCGAACACCTTCTCGTGGAAGATCGGCCCGTGGCCGAAGTAGCCCTCTTCGCCGAAGAGCTCCCCGTGGTCGGACATGATCATGAAGTAGGTGTTGTCCGGGCAGCGGTCCATCAGCTTGCCGACGACGCCGTCGAGGTGCTCGACGCAGGCGATCTGCTTCTCGTAGAAGGCGCGGAACTGCTCCGGCGTGAAGAACTCGTCCTCCTTGCGGTCCTTGATGAACTCGGAGGGGTTCTTCAGGAAATCGTCCAGGCCCTTGAAGACGCCGTGGACGCCGCTGATGTGGGGCAGGTCGTCGGCCGTCTCGCCGGGCAGCAGATACGGGTAGTGGGTCTCGCCCGTGTTGATGAAATGGAAGGTGGGGCGGTCCTTCGTGGGGTTCATGCCGGCGAAGCCGTCGCCGCCGTCGAGGATGAGCGACAGGTCGTTGTGGCTGGGCGCCAGCTCGTAGCGGTCGAAGTGCTGGCTCATGGCCGTCATGGGGTTCAGCACGGGCAGGCTGACGACGCCCTCGGTGCGGAAGCCCTGGCTGCGCAGGAAGTGGGGCAGCGAGAGCTGGGGCACGAACTTGCCGAACTCCACGTCCTTGATGTTCAGCCGCTGCGACCACAGCGCGAACTCGTCCCGGTACACGTTCGAGGCGAAGACGCCCTTGGGGCTCAGGTGCGGCACCATGCCCATCAGGAACGTGAAGTGGCTGGGGCTGGTCCAGCTGGCGTAGCTGTAGCGCTTCTCGGCTTTGCCGATGCGGTCCATGTTGGGCGTCTTGGCAGCCTGGTAGGCGTCGAAGCGGCAGCTGTCGAACACGATGAAGAAGACGTTGTTCAGCGGACCGTCGCCGCCGAAGATGCGTTTGACGCCGTCGAAGAAGCCAGCCATGTCGTTCCCCGGGTTGGAGTGGGCGGAAACTGCCCCGACAATGTCATGCCTGGGCCGGGAATCGGCAAGCGGGGGAAACGGCAACGGGCCGCCGGTGTCGGGGTGCCGGCGGCCCGTCTTCTCGCAGGGGGAAAGCGGCGGAGCCTACAGGGCGTCGTTCATGGCCTCGGCCAGGTCTTCCTTGCTCTTGAGGCCGACGAAGCTGTTCACCGCGTTGCCGCCCTTGAACAGCATCACCGTGGGAATGCCGCGGATGCCGAACTTGGCGGCCAGCTCCTGGTTGTTGTCGACGTTGACCTTGCCGACCTTCGCCTTGCCGTCGAAGTCGCCGGCGAGCTCCTCGATGATCGGGCCGATCATCTTGCAGGGGCCGCACCAGGGGGCCCAGAAGTCGACGAGCACGGGCACGTCGGCGTTGATGACCTCGGCGTCGAAGTTGTCGTTGGTGATCTCGAGCACGTTCGCCATGGTATCCACCTCTCGGATTCGGGGACCGGCCGGGGCCGGGTGTTGTGTCTGACTCGCTCGGGCAGCCTGAAGCAGGTGGTGTGCCAAGAATCGGGTCACGATGGCCCGATTCATAACTCATTAATTATAAACATTTTGAATGATATGCTGGAAATCGCCGCCCAGTTTTCCCTCGCCCGCAGCGTCGCATGCAACGATAATGTTGCAACGAAAACGTTGCCTGCAACGCCGGAGGAATCATGCCGTCCCGACCGACCCCCTCGGTGTCCATCGAGCACTTTCTCGGTCGCCTGCCCGGGCACGCGATCATCGAGATCATCTCGGCCCTGAACGAGGGCGTCATCGCGCTGGACCCGGACCTCCGCATCGTGGCCATGAACCCCACGGCCGAGCGCATGCTCGACCGCGACGCGGCGGCGCTCATCGGGGCCCCGGTGTGCGAGTTCTTCGGCGACCCCTCGTGCCCGCGCGACCTGCTGGCCGAGACCCTGCGTTCGGGCGACTCGATCATCGACTTCCAGACGACGATCAGCTTCGGCGACGACCGGCGCGGCGACGTGCTCCTGCGCTCGGTGCCGGTCACGGGCCGGGAGGGACGTCCGCTCGGCATCGTGCTGATCCTCGGCGACGTGACCGAGGTGACCGACCTGCGCAAGCGGGTCGACCGGCAGTTCCGGCTCGGCGACATCGTGGGGCGCGACCGCAAGATGCGCGAACTCTTCGACCTGATCACCGACGTGGGCGACAGCGAGGCCACCGTGCTGATCCGGGGCGAGAGCGGCACGGGCAAGGAACTCGTGGCGCGGGCCGTGCACCGGGCCAGTCGGCGGCGCGGCGGCCCGTTCGTCCAGGTGAACTGCTCGGCCCTCTCGGAGCACCTGCTCGAGTCCGAGCTCTTCGGTCACGTGCGCGGGGCCTACACCGGGGCGGTGGGCGACCGGCGCGGCCGCTTCGAAGAGGCCCACGGCGGCACGATCTTCCTCGACGAGATCGGCGACGTCAGCCCGGTCGTGCAGGTGAAGCTGCTGCGCGTGCTGCAGGAGCGCACCATCGAGCGCGTGGGGGACAACCGCCCGATCCCGGTGGACGTGCGCGTGGTGTCGGCCACCAACCGCGACCTCGACGCCCTGCTCGCCACCGGTCGCCTGCGCGAGGATTTCTACTACCGCATCAAGGTCATCAGTCTCCATATTCCCCCCCTGCGGGACCGGCGCGAGGACATCCCGCTGCTGGTGTCCCACTTCGCCGCGTCCATCGCCCGGCGCGAGCACCTGGCCGAGATCCCGGCCATCGGCGGCGAGGCCATGACGGCGCTCATGCGCCATGCCTGGCCCGGCAACGTGCGCGAGCTGGAGAACGCGCTGGAGCACGCCCTCGTGCTCAGCCGGGGCCGGACGGTGCTGCCGGCCCACCTGCCGCCCGAAGTGGGCGCGCCGGCCGGGACCGGGCCGCGGGGCCTGGGCGCCGTGCCCCGCCACAGCGACGCCGAGCGCGACGTGCTGGCGGCGGCCCTGCGCGAGACGGGCTGGAACCGCAGTCGGGCGGCCCGCCGCCTGGGCATCGACCGCACCACCCTGTGGCGCAAGATCCGCGAATACGGCCTCGAGCCGGACGCCTGACCGGCGCGACCCGAAAGGAAGACGATGAACGGCAAGGTGAAGAAGGGTCTGGGCATCGGCTGCCTGGTCGTGCTGCTGGCCGTGGTCGCCGTGGCGGGCGGGGCCACCTGGTACGCGGCCCGCATCAACCGCGAGTACAAGGAGGTCGCGCGTTCGGAGAAGATCCTGCGGGCCCAGGTGGGGCCCGACGCCTTCCGGCCGCCCGCCGAGCTCGACGTCGCCGCCGACCGTCTCGACGTGTTCCTCGCCGTGCGCGATTCGCTGTTCGAGGAACGCATGGACCTGGAGGCGGCGGCCACGACCTTCGCCCGGGAGCGTGAGCGCAACCGCGCGGGCGGGCTGAAGGGCTGGTGGAACCTGCTGGGGGCGGGGTCGGACCTGGCGCCGGTCTACGCCGCGTACTGGGAGACGCGGAACCGCGCCCTGACGGCCCACCGCATGGGCCCGGAGGAGTACGCCTGGCTGTACCGGGTCGTCTACCAGCGCTGGCTCGGGCGCGATCCGGACGACGGGCGCGAGAGCGGGGCGCCCGGTCCGGCCGAGCTGCCGCCCCTCGTCGGCGAGCTCACGCCGGCCAGCCGCGACGTGCTGGCGCCGCGGCGCCTGCGCCTCGAGGCGACCTACAGCCCGCTGCTGAACCCGGTCGAGCTCATTTTTTCGGGTCCGGAGGACTGACGTCCGGATCCGCTTCCGGTCCGGCGCGCCGCCGCCGTTCGCGGACGGCGCGCTGGAGCAGGAACTCGATCTGGCCGTTCACCGAGCGGAACTCGGCGTCGGCCCAGGTCTTCAGCTCGTCGTACAGGGCCGGGCTCATGCGCAGGGGGAATGCCTTGCGGGCCGCCATGCTACTGGTGCAGCGTGCCCGTATTGACGACCGGTTGGGCCGCGTGCTCGCTGCAGAGCACCACCAGCAGGTTGCTGATCATGACGGCCTTGCGGTCGTCGTCGAAGTCGGCCAGACCCTTCTCGCCCAGTTCGGCGAGGGCCATCTCGACCATGCCCACGGCGCCCTCGACGATCTTCGTCCGCGCGGCCACCACGGCGCTGGCCTGCTGCCGCTGCAGCATGGCGTGGGCGATCTCCGGCGCGTAGGCCAGATGGCTCAGCCGCGCCTCGATCACCTTCACGCCGGCCTTGTCCAGCCGCTCCTGGAGCTCCTTCTGCAGGTGCTCGCCGATCTCGTCGGTCGTGCCGCGCAGGGTGAGCTCGGCGTCGTCGCCGTCGTAGGGGTAGGCCCCGGCCAGATGCCGCACCGCCGACTCGCTCTGCACGTGCACGTAGTGCTCGTAGTCGTCGACGTCGAACAGCGCCTCGGCCGTGTTGGCGACCTTCCAGACGACCACCGCCGCGATCTCGATGGGGTTGCCCACCGAGTCGTTCACCTTCAGCCGCTCGCCGTTCAGGTTCCGCGCCTTGAGGCTGATCTTGATCTTGCGGAAGAAGGGGTTGGCGTAGCGCAGCCCGTTCTCGCGTGTGGTGCCCTTGTACGCCCCGAAGAGCAGCAGCGCCACCGCCTCGTTCGGGTTCACCACGAAGAGCCCCGAGAGCATCACGAACGAGACCAGGAGCAGGAAGACGCCGCCGAAGAGCACGGCGAGGTCCTTGCCGCCGACCCCGGCGATGAACATCCAGATCGAAACGGCCATGACGAACAGGCCGAGGCCGAGCATGCCCCAGCCCGATGCGGTCGTCGCCTTGCGTTCACTGTGCATGTGGTCCCTCCTTGAATGGGGTGATGGCGGGATGATATCACTTTGATCCCCATAGAGCAAGAGGGAAGGGGTTGCGAGGCGCCCAGCGGCTCCGAGAGGCAAAAGTCGCCGCCGGGCGCCTCGAAACCCCTTCCCTCGCGCCCTTTGGGGAACGAAGTGGCACCTTCCATCACTCCGTTCGGGGGGGATGGGGGGAACTTTCCCGGGGGGCGCAGACGTGTTGGGCGGGACGGCTCGCCGCTCCGTGCCCCGTCATCCCGACCCTGTTCATCCCGCAGAGATCGAATCGACACCGGCCTCCCTCACCCCCCGGAGGGAGGTGTGGGACGGTGTGGCGTCCCCTGATCCACAAACGCACACGGCCCGGACTGTGCGCAGCCTGTCCGGGCCGTGTGCGTTTGTGGATCAGGGGATGACCGACGCCGCCCTACGCCTCCCTCTCGCACCAGATGGCGACGAGGTGGCAGAGCGTCTCGGTGGCCAGTTCCATGTCCTTGACGCAGATCCACTCGCCGTAGCCGTGGAAGTCCTGCTCGCCGGTGAAGATGTTGGGCGTGGGCAGGCCCTTGGCCGTGAGGGTGGCGCCGTCGGTGCCACCGCGGATGCTGCCGCGCACCGGCTCCAGGCCCGTGCGCCTGACCGCCTCGAGGGCGTATTCCATGGCGCGCGGCTCCTTGGCCAGGTCGTACTTCATGTTGCGGTAGTACTCCTTGATCTCCATGCGGTACGACGAGCCGGGCCACCTGTCGCAGGCGGCCTGGGCGTGGGCGGCGATCATCTCGGCCTTGGGCTTCAGGCCGTCGAGTTCGAAGTCGCGGATCAGCAGGTGCACCTCGGTCTCGCTGGTGTTGCCCTTGATGGAGATGGGGTGGATGTAGCCCTGCTTGCCCTCGGTGGTCTCCGGCGCGCCCTCGCGGGGCAGGCCGGCCACGAAGTCGCCGGCGACCTTCACCGAGGGGATCATCTTGTCCTTGGCGTAGCCGGGGTGGATGTCGCGGCCCACGAAGGTGACGATGGCGCTGTCGGCGCAGAAGGTCTCGTCCTCGATCTCGCCGCGCTTGCCGCCGTCCATGGTGTAGGCCACCAGGGCGCCGAACCCGGCCACGTCGAAGTGCTTCACCCCGGCCCCGACCTCCTCGTCGGGTGTGAAGAGCACCTTCACCGGGCCGTGCTTCCAGTCCGGATTCTCGTGCATGCGGGTCAGGGCCTCCATGATCTCGGCGATGCCGGCCTTGTCGTCGGCGCCCAGGAGGGTGGTGCCGTCGGCCGTGATGATGGTCTCGCCGATGCATTGCTGCAGGTAGGCATTCTCGGCCGCGACGATCCTCTTGCCGTTGTGCGGCAGTTCGATGTCCCCGCCCCGGTAGTTCTCGTGGAAGGTGGGCACGACGTTCTCGCCGCTCACCTCGGGGTAGGTGTCCATGTGGGCGATGAAGGCGATGGGCGGCACCTTCTCGCAGCCCGGGCTCGCCGGCAGGGTCGCCGTCACGTAGCAGTGGTCGTCGACGGTGGCGTTGCCCAGGCCGACCGCATGCAGCTCGTCGACGAGGATGCGGGCCAGATCGAACTGGCGCTCGCTGCTCGGGTAGGTCTCCGCGTCCTCGACGCTGGTGGTGTGCACCTTGGCGTACCTGACGAAGCGTTCGACGAGGGTCGGGAAACGGGAATCGGTCTTGCGCTCGAGCATGGGGGAGGCCTCCTCCGGGGGTGATGGGGCGGACGGGACGGGTCCGGCCGCGTCATGGTCGCACGGTCCCATATTCGCCCAAGGACGGCCGGCAGGCAAGGCGCGGATCGGCCGCCAGAGAGGAGGGCACAGGCCCGGTATCCCATGCGTTTTCCTTGTTTCCCGGGCTTTCGAATGCTAGCGTTCGGGGCGATTGCGTGTCCCCCGGCGGCCCGGCGCGGCCGACCGGTATTCGCCCCCACACACCCAGGCGGAGGTGCCCATGGACGTCGGCAGCGGCAGCAAGAGTCTGCCCGAGAACGCATACCGGAAACTGAACGCGGGCGAGTCGTACACGCCCGTGGTGCCCGCGGCGACGATCGTGCCCGAGATCACGGGCTACTCCCTCGGCATGGGCATCTTCTTCGCCATCGTGTTCTCGGCCGCGGCGGCCTACCTGGGCCTGAAGATCGGCCAGGTCTTCGAGGCGGCGATCCCCATCACGATCCTGGCCATCGGCATCTCGGCCGGCGTGGGCAAGAAGAACGTCCTGCAGCAGCACGTCATGATCCAGTCGATCGGCTCGGCCTCGGGCGTGGTGGTGGCCGGCGCCATCTTCACCCTCCCGGGCATCTACATCCTGGGTCTGGACCACCTGACCAACTTCACCCAGATGTGCCTGGCCTCGCTGCTGGGCGGCTTCCTGGGCATCCTGCTGCTGATCCCGTTCCGCCGCTACTTCGTCAAGGACATGCACGGCGAATTCCCGTTCCCCGAGGCCACGGCGTCGACCGAGGTGCTCGTGGTGGGCGAGGCCGGCGGCGACCAGGCCAGCGTGCTGGTCAAGAGCGGCGGCAT contains:
- a CDS encoding sigma 54-interacting transcriptional regulator — encoded protein: MPSRPTPSVSIEHFLGRLPGHAIIEIISALNEGVIALDPDLRIVAMNPTAERMLDRDAAALIGAPVCEFFGDPSCPRDLLAETLRSGDSIIDFQTTISFGDDRRGDVLLRSVPVTGREGRPLGIVLILGDVTEVTDLRKRVDRQFRLGDIVGRDRKMRELFDLITDVGDSEATVLIRGESGTGKELVARAVHRASRRRGGPFVQVNCSALSEHLLESELFGHVRGAYTGAVGDRRGRFEEAHGGTIFLDEIGDVSPVVQVKLLRVLQERTIERVGDNRPIPVDVRVVSATNRDLDALLATGRLREDFYYRIKVISLHIPPLRDRREDIPLLVSHFAASIARREHLAEIPAIGGEAMTALMRHAWPGNVRELENALEHALVLSRGRTVLPAHLPPEVGAPAGTGPRGLGAVPRHSDAERDVLAAALRETGWNRSRAARRLGIDRTTLWRKIREYGLEPDA
- a CDS encoding alkaline phosphatase family protein, which translates into the protein MARHTFLFFVDGCGWGETDAAVNPQHDYPGELFRLPRRPPAGTAPVPIARGGWARPLDAVLGVPGVPQSATGQTTLLSGVSGQGALGKHLTGFPNETLRAILLEHSVLKGFTDAGLRARFLNAYRPRFRELSREKQLTLSATTVANLAADLPFFDLDDVTAGRSIYQEMTNAELIARGFAVAPLTPVAAGRIAAASVREHDFLLYEYFQSDKAGHSGERERVVAELTRLDAFLGAVLDELAGDLARDTLVLLCSDHGNLEDASTRRHTTNPVPLLAWGAGAAEFVAPLARLDEVTPAILARHGVRRG
- a CDS encoding sulfatase-like hydrolase/transferase, producing the protein MAGFFDGVKRIFGGDGPLNNVFFIVFDSCRFDAYQAAKTPNMDRIGKAEKRYSYASWTSPSHFTFLMGMVPHLSPKGVFASNVYRDEFALWSQRLNIKDVEFGKFVPQLSLPHFLRSQGFRTEGVVSLPVLNPMTAMSQHFDRYELAPSHNDLSLILDGGDGFAGMNPTKDRPTFHFINTGETHYPYLLPGETADDLPHISGVHGVFKGLDDFLKNPSEFIKDRKEDEFFTPEQFRAFYEKQIACVEHLDGVVGKLMDRCPDNTYFMIMSDHGELFGEEGYFGHGPIFHEKVFEVFFLEGRLP
- a CDS encoding PAS domain S-box protein, with product MPLPRRIYLLPLTFFLAGSLGTVFLFLRIERVEQTRIVLENRLLAEQVGRRLETFIDDRAGLLSHLADRQFRSADDVRRRFAERAGQLVGRYPSFQAINWVRPSGEIAVVVPDSTNPGVLGRNLNEHPDPAVQTAIQLAAAQDGPLRTPLIQLLQGGKGFAIYQQLTDLAGRPLGLVNGVFRIEPLVDACLPDSTLRRRVSFELIEGQTGLAYRHLGDPEPPDGTWLVDVPVRVVDREMTLHLSPTASHLASASTPADEILAVLGVLLVAGLAYLLHLLLRRQEALRASQARYRLLVENQQDLVVQLDRDGCFQYVSPSLCAAAGRPEKELLGTSFLDLVQEEDRERTAGVLARLVRPPYHAYDEHRSLTVDGNAWQAWSLKAVRDNDGLVQAVTAVGRDITRRRVLEEQLVVSRKLQAVGQLAGGIAHDFNNLLQAMLGNLQFVVQDTNPTGQTAEDLQEIERGIERAMTLTRQLLAFSQRQRTLPQRQDLRRLLENVVRESGPRLPDGVTLDLALPNGELPVAVDPHQVEQVFRNLLDNAREAVGRRGSITVAARRCELDESDCADTPHLAPGPFVAVEVRDDGPGMAPETASRVFEPFFTTKAVGAGTGLGLAAAIGIASRHEGTIRVASAPGAGAVFTVLLPSAVRDEGTTETTGTAQTDVAGADATILVVEDEPSVRELAARALRRVGYEVLTAADGREAVAVFGTRPATIDLVLLDMVMPHMGGRETCAALRAIRADVPVLFASGFDPGALREEQEVGPDDEILAKPYGIPELLTHVRRVLARASA
- the trxA gene encoding thioredoxin — encoded protein: MANVLEITNDNFDAEVINADVPVLVDFWAPWCGPCKMIGPIIEELAGDFDGKAKVGKVNVDNNQELAAKFGIRGIPTVMLFKGGNAVNSFVGLKSKEDLAEAMNDAL
- the pepT gene encoding peptidase T produces the protein MLERKTDSRFPTLVERFVRYAKVHTTSVEDAETYPSSERQFDLARILVDELHAVGLGNATVDDHCYVTATLPASPGCEKVPPIAFIAHMDTYPEVSGENVVPTFHENYRGGDIELPHNGKRIVAAENAYLQQCIGETIITADGTTLLGADDKAGIAEIMEALTRMHENPDWKHGPVKVLFTPDEEVGAGVKHFDVAGFGALVAYTMDGGKRGEIEDETFCADSAIVTFVGRDIHPGYAKDKMIPSVKVAGDFVAGLPREGAPETTEGKQGYIHPISIKGNTSETEVHLLIRDFELDGLKPKAEMIAAHAQAACDRWPGSSYRMEIKEYYRNMKYDLAKEPRAMEYALEAVRRTGLEPVRGSIRGGTDGATLTAKGLPTPNIFTGEQDFHGYGEWICVKDMELATETLCHLVAIWCEREA
- a CDS encoding SPFH domain-containing protein — its product is MHSERKATTASGWGMLGLGLFVMAVSIWMFIAGVGGKDLAVLFGGVFLLLVSFVMLSGLFVVNPNEAVALLLFGAYKGTTRENGLRYANPFFRKIKISLKARNLNGERLKVNDSVGNPIEIAAVVVWKVANTAEALFDVDDYEHYVHVQSESAVRHLAGAYPYDGDDAELTLRGTTDEIGEHLQKELQERLDKAGVKVIEARLSHLAYAPEIAHAMLQRQQASAVVAARTKIVEGAVGMVEMALAELGEKGLADFDDDRKAVMISNLLVVLCSEHAAQPVVNTGTLHQ